A stretch of the Psychroserpens sp. Hel_I_66 genome encodes the following:
- a CDS encoding YqaE/Pmp3 family membrane protein produces MSILTIILSVLLPPLAVFLQHGIGKQFLISVILTILGWVPGVIHALIVNN; encoded by the coding sequence ATGTCAATTCTTACAATAATATTGAGTGTGCTTTTACCACCACTCGCAGTTTTTTTACAACATGGTATAGGAAAGCAATTTTTAATAAGTGTCATTCTTACCATATTAGGATGGGTCCCTGGAGTGATACATGCACTTATTGTTAATAACTAA
- a CDS encoding SRPBCC family protein — protein sequence MARILLIILKLAMPTLQIKTQINADIQTCFDLARNIDFHKLSMTDSNEKAVAGKTSGLINIGEWVTWEATHFGVKQQLTSKITEFENPNRFVDEQVKGALKSFRHEHIFISEEKEKTLMIDIFDFKSPFGIFGKVANQLFLKRYMTNLLNERNAILKQEAEAI from the coding sequence TTGGCTAGAATTTTATTGATTATCCTCAAATTAGCCATGCCAACACTACAGATCAAAACCCAAATCAATGCAGATATCCAAACGTGTTTTGACTTAGCCCGCAATATAGATTTCCATAAACTATCCATGACCGATTCCAATGAAAAGGCAGTCGCAGGAAAAACCTCGGGATTGATCAATATTGGAGAGTGGGTAACTTGGGAAGCGACTCACTTTGGTGTAAAACAGCAACTGACTTCAAAAATTACAGAATTTGAGAACCCTAACCGCTTTGTTGACGAACAGGTGAAAGGAGCGTTAAAAAGCTTTAGACATGAGCATATTTTTATTTCCGAAGAAAAAGAAAAAACGCTTATGATTGATATTTTCGACTTTAAATCACCTTTTGGTATCTTCGGAAAAGTAGCCAATCAATTGTTCTTAAAACGTTACATGACAAATTTACTTAATGAAAGAAATGCAATACTTAAGCAAGAGGCCGAAGCTATTTAA
- a CDS encoding PepSY-like domain-containing protein, which produces MKSFKISYLIIISVIFFSCGKKAKAQAPDAVKATFQNMYPGEDDPDWHKDDHGNYESNFKIDGIKYRADFSEDGKWIETETSIDVKDLPKVIRDRIKEDYGSEDITEVEKVEHHSKGLFYDVEFKQKGKNMDVEFKASGEIINK; this is translated from the coding sequence ATGAAATCATTTAAAATAAGTTACTTAATAATTATATCTGTAATTTTCTTTAGCTGCGGAAAAAAAGCAAAGGCCCAAGCTCCAGATGCTGTAAAGGCTACTTTTCAAAACATGTATCCTGGTGAGGATGATCCTGATTGGCATAAGGACGATCATGGTAATTACGAATCTAATTTTAAGATCGACGGAATTAAATATAGAGCAGACTTTTCCGAAGATGGGAAATGGATAGAGACAGAAACCAGTATCGATGTAAAGGATTTGCCAAAAGTGATTAGAGATCGTATAAAAGAAGATTATGGAAGTGAGGACATTACCGAAGTGGAGAAAGTGGAGCATCACTCAAAAGGATTGTTCTATGATGTGGAGTTCAAACAAAAAGGAAAAAATATGGATGTTGAATTTAAGGCATCTGGCGAGATCATAAACAAATAA
- a CDS encoding NADPH-dependent F420 reductase, which yields MKIGVIGSGNIGGNLGKHWAKAGHEVLFSSRHPNELNDLVRDAGGQSKAVSLDEAFEAKADVYLLATPYMAIDRLSELYAGEYGNKVIIDATNPYPERDGEMAKEVKESNRNASEYTAMKFNTAKTAKAFNTIKAEHLKDRAWRDQDKLAIPYAAQDQDSKDITQKLIEDIGFDAVYVGDLTKTSIMDPDQKLYGKSVNRKELESLM from the coding sequence ATGAAAATAGGAGTAATAGGAAGTGGAAACATTGGAGGAAATTTAGGAAAACATTGGGCAAAGGCAGGCCATGAGGTATTATTTAGCTCAAGACATCCAAATGAGCTTAATGATTTGGTGAGAGACGCTGGAGGGCAATCAAAAGCAGTAAGTCTTGATGAAGCCTTTGAGGCAAAAGCAGATGTGTATTTATTGGCAACCCCATATATGGCCATTGATCGACTATCAGAATTATATGCTGGAGAATATGGTAATAAAGTTATCATTGATGCTACAAACCCATATCCAGAACGTGATGGTGAAATGGCAAAAGAAGTAAAAGAAAGTAATAGAAATGCTTCGGAATATACTGCTATGAAATTCAATACAGCAAAAACAGCTAAAGCTTTTAACACTATTAAAGCAGAACATTTAAAAGATAGGGCTTGGAGAGATCAAGATAAATTGGCAATTCCATATGCAGCTCAAGATCAAGACAGTAAGGATATTACCCAAAAGCTTATAGAAGATATTGGTTTTGATGCGGTTTACGTTGGTGACTTAACCAAAACTAGTATAATGGATCCAGACCAGAAATTATATGGAAAATCTGTAAATAGAAAAGAATTGGAATCATTAATGTAA
- a CDS encoding DEAD/DEAH box helicase: MSNNNLALQDKKTDKELYSYQKGAIDQIFEKFETAPDDYHLLYQLPTGGGKTVIFSEMVRQYLKTHKKKVLVMTHRIELCKQTSVMLTSFGVTNKVVDSKANLDDQEDYSCYVAMVETLNNRLNDDKLDISDVGLVIIDEAHYNSFTKLFKFFENSFILGVTATPLSSNKDLPMKGNYNELIAGESIESLIENEFLARAEVYQYDMGLTSLEVGSNGDYTVKSSEDLYSSPAMLDKLLEAYKKHSNGKKTLIFNNGINTSIMVYHTFREAGFPIMHLDNTATKKQRKQILKWFKDTPDAILTSVSILTTGFDEPTIDTIILNRATKSLTLYYQMIGRGSRILNNKSKFTVIDLGNNNYRFGPWGADLDWNTIFRSPDYYMDKLMDDEAIEDQFKHEMPEEIRKEFSKSEDVYFDVKQVYKDATFGGESSKVVLERSIEQHAKICIENSEDVYDALALAKLLGDDIDVRIDVYAKCISKSTYNFLKWLRDDYRKKLNSYLRSNFDEVYEQIHGHPPEE, from the coding sequence ATGAGCAACAATAATTTAGCACTTCAAGACAAAAAAACCGACAAAGAATTATACAGTTATCAAAAAGGGGCAATTGATCAAATATTCGAAAAATTTGAAACAGCACCAGACGATTATCACTTACTCTACCAATTGCCAACAGGAGGTGGTAAAACGGTTATTTTTTCTGAAATGGTGCGTCAATACCTAAAAACACACAAAAAGAAAGTGTTGGTAATGACCCATAGGATTGAACTTTGCAAGCAAACATCTGTCATGCTTACAAGTTTTGGAGTTACAAATAAAGTTGTTGATAGTAAGGCAAATCTTGACGATCAAGAAGATTATAGTTGCTACGTAGCAATGGTTGAAACGTTAAACAACCGACTCAATGATGATAAATTGGATATTTCAGATGTTGGTTTAGTGATTATTGATGAGGCGCACTATAATTCATTTACTAAACTCTTTAAGTTTTTTGAGAACTCTTTTATTTTGGGTGTTACCGCAACCCCTTTGAGTTCTAATAAGGATTTGCCAATGAAAGGCAATTATAATGAGCTTATTGCTGGAGAATCTATAGAGTCACTCATAGAAAATGAGTTTTTGGCAAGGGCAGAAGTGTACCAATATGATATGGGACTAACGTCTTTAGAGGTTGGTAGTAATGGTGATTATACGGTAAAATCTTCCGAAGACTTATACTCAAGTCCTGCCATGCTGGACAAGTTGCTAGAAGCATATAAAAAACACTCAAACGGTAAAAAAACCTTGATTTTCAATAACGGAATCAATACGTCTATAATGGTTTATCATACGTTCAGGGAAGCAGGTTTCCCAATAATGCACCTCGATAACACAGCAACAAAAAAGCAGCGAAAACAAATTTTAAAATGGTTTAAGGATACGCCAGATGCTATTTTAACATCGGTAAGTATCTTGACCACTGGTTTTGATGAGCCAACTATCGATACCATTATTTTAAATAGAGCCACCAAATCGCTTACACTATATTACCAGATGATTGGTCGTGGTTCTCGTATTTTGAATAACAAATCAAAATTTACGGTCATTGATTTAGGAAATAATAATTACCGTTTTGGACCTTGGGGAGCAGATTTGGATTGGAATACGATTTTTAGATCTCCAGATTATTATATGGATAAATTGATGGATGATGAAGCCATCGAAGACCAGTTTAAACATGAAATGCCCGAAGAGATTAGAAAAGAATTCTCAAAATCTGAGGATGTTTATTTTGATGTCAAGCAGGTCTATAAGGATGCGACCTTTGGAGGCGAATCTTCAAAAGTAGTGTTAGAGCGCTCTATAGAGCAACATGCAAAAATTTGTATTGAGAATAGTGAAGATGTTTACGATGCACTTGCTCTGGCTAAATTATTAGGTGATGACATTGATGTGAGAATTGATGTTTATGCTAAATGTATTAGCAAGAGTACCTATAATTTTCTAAAATGGCTTAGAGATGACTATCGTAAAAAACTCAATAGTTATTTGCGCTCTAATTTTGACGAGGTCTATGAGCAAATTCACGGACATCCACCAGAGGAATAA
- a CDS encoding DEAD/DEAH box helicase, with translation METTFFDLGISKSLIKGLKELNIKTPTQIQEQAIPVLLKNDNDFIGLAQTGTGKTAAFGLPILQNINPKKEHVQALILAPTRELVQQIQKQLFKFTKYCDDAIFAEGVYGGEKMDIQLKRLQRKTHIIVATPGRLLDFIERGEVDIKQINTLVLDEADEMLSMGFKEDLNKILKYTKGSRHTWLFSATMPEEIQKIVKTYMSPNAIQIEIDKNSLVNANISHHYIVTSIKEKVNMITRLLDKCNDDRGIIFVRTKAGAMQLTETLKGEGFSIDCLQGDMQQKERDKVMRAFKNESLQYLISTDVSARGIDVNNLAFVIHHQLPDQMEYYTHRSGRTARAGKTGASIALIISGEEQDIQKMQKDLDIKFKQMTL, from the coding sequence ATGGAGACTACATTTTTTGACTTAGGAATTTCTAAATCTTTAATAAAAGGATTGAAGGAACTCAATATAAAAACACCAACCCAAATACAGGAGCAGGCAATCCCGGTTTTGCTAAAAAACGATAATGATTTTATTGGTTTAGCGCAAACGGGTACTGGAAAAACCGCTGCTTTTGGGTTGCCAATTCTTCAGAATATCAATCCTAAAAAAGAACACGTACAAGCTTTGATTTTGGCACCTACGCGAGAACTGGTGCAACAAATTCAAAAACAGCTTTTTAAATTCACTAAGTATTGTGATGATGCTATTTTTGCTGAAGGTGTTTACGGAGGGGAGAAAATGGATATCCAATTAAAACGTTTACAGCGTAAAACACACATTATTGTTGCGACTCCCGGACGCTTACTTGATTTTATTGAACGTGGGGAAGTGGATATCAAACAAATTAATACACTCGTTTTAGATGAGGCAGATGAAATGTTGAGTATGGGCTTTAAGGAGGATTTAAATAAAATCTTGAAGTACACAAAAGGGTCTAGACATACTTGGTTGTTCTCTGCAACCATGCCTGAGGAAATCCAAAAAATAGTAAAAACCTATATGTCCCCAAATGCCATTCAAATTGAAATAGATAAAAATAGCTTGGTAAATGCCAATATAAGTCATCATTATATTGTAACGTCCATTAAAGAAAAAGTGAATATGATTACGCGATTGTTGGATAAATGCAATGATGATCGTGGGATTATTTTTGTAAGAACAAAAGCTGGAGCAATGCAACTCACCGAAACCTTAAAAGGTGAAGGTTTTTCTATTGATTGTCTGCAAGGCGATATGCAGCAAAAAGAGCGTGATAAAGTCATGAGAGCTTTTAAAAATGAGTCTTTACAGTATCTTATTTCTACAGATGTGTCTGCTAGAGGCATCGATGTTAATAATTTAGCGTTTGTGATCCATCATCAACTACCAGACCAGATGGAATATTACACACACCGTAGCGGAAGAACCGCAAGAGCAGGCAAAACGGGAGCTTCTATTGCTTTGATAATTTCTGGTGAAGAGCAAGACATTCAAAAAATGCAAAAAGATTTAGATATTAAGTTTAAACAAATGACACTTTAA
- the ychF gene encoding redox-regulated ATPase YchF, whose amino-acid sequence MKAGIVGLPNVGKSTLFNCLSNAKAQSANFPFCTIEPNIGVVNVPDPRLQKLESLVNPERVIPATVEIVDIAGLVKGASKGEGLGNQFLGNIRETDAILHVLRCFDNDNIVHVDGSVNPIRDKETIDMELQLKDLETVEKKLDKVKRAAKTGNKDAQKEEAVLLKLKSGLEAGKSVRALEFSEEEQEEFVRPAQLITAKPVMYVCNVDEDSAVSGNKYVDQVKENVKDENAEVLVLAVGTEADITELDDYEERQMFLQDIGLDEPGSAKLIRSAYKLLNQQTYFTAGVKEVRAWTVNVGATGPQAAGVIHTDFEKGFIRAEVIAYDDYVNFGSESKVKEAGKMRVEGKNYIVKDGDVMHFLFNV is encoded by the coding sequence ATGAAAGCTGGAATTGTAGGATTACCAAACGTAGGAAAATCAACCTTATTTAATTGTCTGTCTAACGCAAAAGCGCAGAGTGCAAACTTTCCGTTTTGTACAATTGAGCCTAACATTGGTGTGGTTAATGTGCCAGATCCAAGACTTCAAAAACTAGAATCTTTGGTAAACCCAGAGCGTGTGATACCTGCAACTGTAGAGATTGTGGATATTGCTGGGTTGGTAAAAGGAGCGAGTAAAGGAGAAGGTTTAGGAAATCAATTTTTAGGTAATATTCGGGAGACAGATGCAATACTTCATGTATTGCGTTGTTTTGACAATGATAATATCGTGCATGTTGACGGTAGCGTAAACCCTATTAGAGATAAGGAAACCATCGATATGGAATTACAGCTTAAAGACCTTGAAACAGTAGAAAAGAAACTGGATAAAGTCAAGCGCGCGGCAAAAACGGGAAATAAGGACGCTCAAAAAGAAGAAGCGGTTTTATTAAAACTCAAGTCAGGACTGGAAGCTGGAAAATCTGTTAGAGCCTTAGAATTTAGTGAAGAGGAACAAGAGGAATTTGTAAGACCAGCACAATTGATTACAGCAAAACCGGTAATGTATGTTTGCAACGTAGATGAGGATAGTGCAGTTTCTGGTAACAAGTATGTAGATCAAGTAAAAGAAAATGTAAAAGATGAAAATGCAGAAGTACTTGTTTTAGCAGTAGGTACAGAAGCAGATATTACAGAACTGGATGATTACGAAGAACGCCAAATGTTTCTTCAGGATATTGGTTTGGATGAACCAGGATCTGCAAAATTGATTCGTTCTGCTTATAAATTATTAAATCAACAAACGTATTTCACTGCAGGTGTTAAAGAAGTTCGTGCTTGGACGGTTAATGTTGGAGCAACAGGACCTCAGGCAGCTGGCGTAATTCATACCGATTTTGAAAAAGGGTTTATTAGAGCAGAAGTAATTGCTTATGATGATTATGTAAATTTTGGTAGTGAATCCAAAGTCAAGGAAGCTGGTAAAATGCGTGTTGAAGGAAAGAATTATATCGTAAAAGATGGCGATGTGATGCATTTCTTATTTAATGTGTAA
- a CDS encoding mechanosensitive ion channel family protein has protein sequence MDNDPTTVSESFTNFYDSLIEQLPGIGIGLLIIILGFLIASWIGQFARRRISAQTEDPLMSRFLGQSIKYILIIIAIMLALNAAGLGSIATGILTAAGASAVVLGFAFKDIGENFIAGIILAFNRPFNVNDTVEIGENFGKVKTMEFRYTKLKTFDGKDVYIPNSDVLTKPVTNYTEDGFYRWTFIIGIAYEDNIDGAKATVMEALKKEPNVIEDEEHENFVIEDELATSTVNLKVFFWVDTKDFRRMALITKGNVVRNVKEALEDAGYYMPADIQEIKLYGGDEKEFPVRLAQQVKPKE, from the coding sequence ATGGATAACGACCCAACAACAGTATCTGAATCTTTCACTAATTTCTACGATTCATTAATAGAACAATTACCTGGTATAGGGATTGGTTTATTAATAATAATCTTAGGTTTTCTAATAGCTTCCTGGATAGGACAGTTTGCCCGCAGGCGAATTTCAGCACAAACCGAAGACCCTCTAATGAGTCGGTTTTTAGGTCAATCTATTAAATACATCCTAATAATTATCGCCATTATGCTTGCCCTCAATGCTGCTGGATTGGGTTCTATAGCAACAGGAATACTCACTGCTGCAGGTGCCAGTGCTGTGGTTCTTGGATTTGCTTTTAAAGATATTGGAGAGAACTTTATTGCGGGAATTATTCTCGCGTTTAACAGACCTTTTAATGTGAACGATACCGTAGAAATAGGTGAGAACTTCGGAAAAGTAAAAACCATGGAGTTTCGTTATACAAAATTAAAAACCTTTGATGGAAAGGATGTTTACATCCCAAATAGTGATGTTTTAACAAAACCGGTTACAAATTATACCGAAGATGGTTTTTACCGTTGGACGTTTATAATTGGTATTGCCTATGAAGATAACATTGATGGTGCCAAAGCAACTGTTATGGAAGCTTTAAAGAAAGAACCCAATGTAATTGAAGATGAAGAACATGAAAACTTCGTCATTGAGGATGAATTGGCAACGAGTACCGTAAATCTTAAAGTATTCTTTTGGGTAGATACAAAAGATTTTAGACGCATGGCATTGATCACAAAAGGTAACGTCGTACGTAACGTAAAAGAAGCGCTTGAAGATGCTGGGTATTATATGCCTGCAGATATTCAGGAAATTAAGTTATATGGCGGTGATGAGAAAGAATTTCCTGTTCGTCTTGCACAACAAGTTAAACCTAAAGAATAA